Within the Nocardioides aurantiacus genome, the region TCGGGCCGCAGCGCCGGTGCGCCGCACGCCGGGCAGGGCGGGCGGTCGGCCAGCGTGGTCGACCACGCGTGCCGCGCGTCGCAGGCCGTGCACCACGCCGCGCCGAGCCGCCCGTGGAGGTGGTGGACCTGCTCGGACCCGCCGCGCTCGTGCAGGTCGTCGACGTTCTGGGTGACGAGGTGGAGGTCGTCGCCGAGGTGCTGCTCGAGCCGGGCCAGCGCCCGGTGGGCGGCGTTGGGCCCGACCCGGGCCAGGGCGGCGCGGCGCTCGTCGTAGAAGCGCTGCACCAGGTCGGGATCGGCGTCGTACGCCTCCGGGGTCGCGACCGTCATCGGGTCGTGGCCCTCCCACAGCCCGTCGGCGTCGCGGAAGGTCGGGAGCCCGCTCTCGGCGGAGATCCCGGCCCCGGTCAGCACCACGACCCTCATGGGCCGAGAGTAGGTGCCGGCCTCAGCCGTTGAGGAAGCAGACGAAGAACATCGGGAACGCGATCCCCCATCTCGACGAACGCGAAGACCCCGCCGGTCCAGTACATCGCGCGCGCCGTGGCCGCCGAGCCACCCTGGCTCCGCACCTCACGGCGCAGGGTCGTGCCCGCGCCCCCGTGCGCGGAGGGCAGGAAGCAGAGCGTCACCGGCGCACTCAGGAGCAGCATCGGCACCACGACGAAGCCCATCGCCGGGTAGGAGCCCGTCCGGCCGTAGATGATCCCGGCCGCGACGGCGACCACGAGCCAGAGCAGGAGCAAGCCGAGGTGCAGGGCCAGCACGAGCGCGACCATGCGTCCCGGCCGGTTGCGGCTGGCCCGTACGGCGAGGCGCTGCAGCGGTCGCTCCACCAGGAACGCGGCCCCGAAGGCCCACACCAGGACGCCGGTCGCGAGGGCGGCCACCGCCCCGTCGGACATCAGTAGTACCAGGGGAAGGGGCTCCAGTCGGGCTCCCGCTTCTCCAGGAACTGGTCGCGTCCCTCCTGCGCCTCGTCGGTCATGTACGCCAGCCGCGTGGTCTCCCCGGCGAAGAGCTGCTGGCCGACCAGGCCGTCGTCGACGGCGTTGAAGGCGTACTTCAGCATCCGCTGCGCCGTCGGGCTCTTGCCGTTGACCAGCCGGCCCCACTCCAGCGCGACCTGCTCGAGCTCGGCGTGCGACACGGCGCGGTTGACCGCGCCCATCCGCACCCCGTCCTCGGCGGAGTACTCCTGGCCCAGGAAGAAGATCTCGCGGGCGACCTTCTGGCCCACCTGCCGGGCGAGGTACGCCGACCCGAAGCCGCCGTCGAAGGACCCGACGTCGGCGTCGGTCTGCTTGAAGCGCGCCTCCTCGGCGCTGGCCAGCGTCAGGTCGCAGACGACGTGGAGCGAGTGGCCGCCGCCGGCCGTCCAGCCGGGGACGACGCAGATGACGACCTTGGGCATGAACCGGATCAGGCGCTGCACCTCCAGGATGTGCAGCCGGCCGAGGCGGGCCTGGTCGGCCGGGGTGCGGGCGTCGCTGGTGGCGCCGGCGGTGCCGTCCTCGTACTGGTAGCCCGCCCGACCGCGGATCCGCTGGTCGCCGCCGGTGCAGAAGGCCCACTTGCCGTGGCGCTCGCCCGGTCCGTTGCCCGTCAGGAGCACGCAGCCGACGTCGGCGGTGGTGCGCGCGTGCTCGAGCACCCGCAGCAGCTCGTCGACGGTGTGGGGCCGGAAGGCGTTGAGCACGTCGGGCCGGTCGAAGGCCACCCGGACGGTGCCGTGGGCGCGGGCCCGGTGGTAGGTCAGGTCGGTCAGGTCCTCGAAGCCGGGCACCTCGTCCCACGCCGCCGGGTCGAAGATCTCGCTGACGCCCTCGATCGCACTCATGGGGCGACCCTAGAGCGGCTGGTGCTGGCGCGGGACGGCCAGGTCTGCTGTGCTGGACCGCATGGCGATCACCGGCGAGTACGTCCCCAGCAAGGCCCAGTGGGTCCGTGAGCAGGTCGAGCAGTTCGAGGCGAGCAACGGCCAGGAGGCCAACACCCTGCCCGGCACCGACTACCCCATCGTGGTCATCACCAACGTCGGCGCGAAGTCCGGCTACGTCCGCAAGACGCCGCTGATGCGGGTCGAGCGCGACGGCGTCTACGTCGCCATCGCCTCCAAGGGCGGGGCGCCGGAGCACCCGGAGTGGTACTTCAACTTCCTGGCCCACCCCGAGGTCGAGCTGCAGGACGGCGCGGAGAGGAAGACCTACCGCGCCGAGCTGGTCGAGGGCGAGGAGCGCGACGACCTGTGGCGGCTCTCGGTCGACACGTGGTCGACCTACGCGTCGTACCAGGAGAAGACCGACCGGCAGATCCCCGTCTTCAAGCTCACCCCCGTCGACTGAGGACTAGCGCGAGATCGACTGCGCCAGCGCCGCGAGGTGACTGAGCCGGGCGATCTCCGAGGGCAGGATCTCCGGGCCGCCGCGCCGGACCATGACGATCATCTCGGCGCGGCCCAGCGCGCAGCCGGCGACCAGCATCTCGCCGAGCTCCTCGGGCACCTCGATCAGCGCGCCGCGCTCCAGGTCGGCCGGCCAGCGGATGTCGGGCGGGATCCGCGAGGGTGCTGCCGAGGAGCCGTGCACCAGCTCGCCGCCGTCGCCCTTGCGCCGCACCCGCGCGGCCCAGTCGACCACGAAGGTCGCCGGCAGCAGGTCGACCAGGGTGTCGGGCGCCCGCGCGGGCTCGGAGGTCATCGCCTCGACGACCTCGAGGTCGCGGGTGAGGTTGGAGCCGGCGCCGTAGTGCGAGATCCACAGCACGTCCACGCCCTCCAGGGCCGTGCAGGCCGAGATGATGCTGTCGGGCATCACCCCGTGGTCGGCGGCGAGGAAGACGTCGTCGACGGCACGACCGTCGGCGGTGCGCTCGACGATCTCGATGGCGTCGATGTTGCCCCCCGCCGTACCGATCGCCGACGCCAGGCGGCCCAGCGACCCGGGCACGTCCGGCAGCGCCACGCGCAGCAGGTACGACATGGGGGGACCCTACTGCGCCCGCGTGTCGCCCAGATGTCGCCGCCCGCAGGGCCCGACGGGGACCTCTTCCCTAGGCTGCACCCATGAGCATCGTCCTCGTGACCGGCGCGACCGGCTTCATCGGCAAGCGCCTGGTGCCGGCGCTGATCGAGCAGGGCCACGAGGTCCGAGCCATGACCCGCCGCCCCCAGCAGTACGACGGCCCGGGCACGCCCGTGGGAGGCAACACCGACGAGCGCGACTCGCTCGACGAGCCGCTCGCGGGGGTGGAGGTCGCCTACTACCTCGTGCACTCCCTCGACGACGCCGACTTCGAGCGCAAGGACGCCCAGGCGGCACGCAACTTCGCCGCTGCGGCCGCCGCCGCCGGGGTCCGCCAGATCGTCTACATGGGCGGCCTCGGCGACGACGGCGACCTGTCGGCCCACCTGCGCTCGCGCCGCGAGGTCGAGTCGCTGCTGGCCGAGACCGGGGTGCCGGTGACGGTGCTTCGCGCGGCGATCGTGGTCGGCCACGGCGGCATCTCGTGGGAGATCACCCGGCAGCTGGTCAAGAACCTGCCCGCGATGATCGTGCCGAAGTGGGCCGCCACCCGCACCCAGCCGATCGCGCTCGACGACGTGGTCCGCTACCTCGCCGGGGTCGCCGACCAGGACCTCGCCCTCGGCCGCACCTTCGAGGTGGGCGGGCCCGACCAGCTGACCTACATCGACATGCTGCGCGTGGCCGCCGAGATCGAGACCGGCCGCCGGGTCCCGATCGTCAAGGTGCCGGTGCTCAGCCCCGGGCTGTCCTCGCGCTGGCTGGCGCTGGTGACCGACGTCGACGTCACCACCGGCCGCAACCTGATCGACTCGATGGGCATCGAGGTGGTGGTCCGCGAGCAGACGATCCGCGAGGTCGTGCCCGGCGAGCCGCTCGGCTACGAGGAGGCCGTACGCCGCGCCGTGAGCGACCGCGCGGCCGCCGAGAAGGACGCCTGAGCGCTCAGGTCGCCGTGCCGAGGAAGATCAGCGGCAGCAGGTAGAGCATCGAGACCGACCAGGTCAGGTGCGTGATGATGGGCGCCAGGATGCCGCCGGTGGCCCGGCGCTGCAGGCCCACGATCACGCCCAGGACGATGGCGGCGAAGCCCAGCATCACGTTGCCGGTGGCCAGCGTCGCGACGGTGTAGGCCACCGTCGTGATCGCCACCTGGTGCTTGCGGATCGCGGCGTACATCGCCCCGCGGAAGAACAGCTCCTCGGCGATGCCGTTGAGCACGGTCACCACCAGCAGGATCCAGGCGTTGCCCTCGCGGGCGTACTCCAGGACGGTCTGGATGAACGGCGTCAGGTTCTCGTCGAGGAACGGCACCGCCCGGATCAGGAACGAGCCGGCCACGAAGACGAGCACCAGCGCGGCCCCGAGCAGGAACGGCTGCACGATGGGGCGTGGGGCGTGGGTGTCGGGGTCCGAGGGCACCCCGATGCGTCCCAGGTGCAGCGGCCCCGAGGTGAACGCCCCCACGGTCCAGACCCCGGCCAGGATCGCGGTGGCGGCGTAGAAGCGGTTGCTGTCGGTGGGCTCGATGAAGCCGAGCGTGTAGCCCAGCACGACGGCGCCGACCAGCACCACGACCACGCTGACGACCTGACGACGGCGGAACTCCCGGTCGGACTGCCGGTGGTCGCGCGGTGTCATGTCCCAGAGGTTGGTGCGCAGCGTGGTGCGCAGACCCCGGACTGAACGCATGCAGCGACCCTAACCGGGCGGCGGGCACCCGGACGGGGCGAGGCGGTCGGTGGTCCCTCGTAGGGTCGCGGCATGACCTCGATCATGTGGTTCCGGCGCGACCTGCGGCTGCGCGACAACCCGGCGCTGCGCGCTGCCGCGGCCGACGGGCCCGTCCTGGGGCTGTTCGTGCTCGACCCCGTGCTGTGGCGCACCGCCGGGCACTCCCGGCGGGCCTGGCTCGCCGCCAACCTGCGCTCCCTCGACGACTCCATGGGGGGTCGCCTGTGCGTCCGCATCGGCGACCCCGCCTCCCTGGTGCCGTCGCTGGCGAAGGAGGTCGGGGCCGAGCGGGTCCACGTCACCAACGACTCGACCCCCTACGCCCTGCGGCGCGACCGGGCGGTGGTCGACGCGCTGCCCGACGGCGTCGAGGGCGTCGCGACCGGCACGCCGTACGCCGTGCCGCCCGGCACCGTGAAGAACGGCTCGGGCAACCCCTACAAGGTCTTCACCCCCTTCAGCCGGGCCTGGCGCGACGTCGGGTGGGACGACCCGGTCCAGGCGCCCCGCGGCGTGGACTGGGTCGACCACGACGACGACCAGCGCGTGGCCGCCCGCTTCGACAAGGCGCTCGACGAGGCGCCGGAGTCGATGCCGACCGCCGGTGAGGACGCCGCCTGGCGCCGGGCGCGGTCGTTCCTCGAGCACGACGTCGCCGACTACGACGACGCGCGCGACGACCCGGGCGCCGACCGCACCTCGCGGCTCTCGGCCTACCTCAAGTACGGCGTGCTGCACCCCCGCCAGCTGCTCGCCGAGACCCAGGGCCGGGGCGGCTCGGGGGCGCGGACCTTCGACACCGAGCTGTGCTGGCGCGACTTCTACGCCGACGTGCTGCACCACAACCCACGCTCGTCGTGGCACGACCTCAACCCCGTCAACGCGCTGACCTACGACGACCCGGACGACGACGTGGAGGCCTGGAAGCAGGGGCGCACCGGGTTCCCGATCGTGGACGCGGGGATGCGGCAGCTGCTGCACGAGGGCTGGATGCACAACCGGGTGCGGATGATCACCGCCAGCTTCCTGACCAAGGACCTCCACGTGTGGTGGCCGGTCGGCGCCCGGCACTTCCTGGACCACCTGCTCGACGGCGACATCGCGTCGAACAACCACGGCTGGCAGTGGGTGGCCGGCACCGGCACCGACCCCTCGCCGTACTTCCGGGTCTTCAACCCCGTCACCCAGGGCCTGAAGTTCGACGCGGCCGGCGACTACGTCCGCCGCTGGGTCCCCGAGCTGCGCCACCTGGAGGGCAAGCGGGCCCACGAGCCCTGGGACGCCGAGGACGGCTACGCCCACGACTACCCGCGGCGCATCGTCGACCACGCCGAGGAGCGCAAGGAGGCGCTGGAGCGCTACGGCCGCGGCCGCGACTGACCCTCGCGCGCACCCAGCGGGCACGTCCCGACCACCTCGTGGCGGGCCCTGCCGCCCGGGCCCTCGCCCAGGTGCGAGGCCACCAGCACCACCTCCTCGACGGTCCAGGTCGGGCCGGCGTAGGTGTCCAGCACGCGGAGCCACCGGGTGGCCTCCACCGCCCGGGCGATCCGCGCGACGGTGAGGTGGGGCCGGAACCGCTGGCCGTCGACCTCGACGCCGGCCCCCGCGGCCGCGTGACGGGCACCGGTCGCCATCCGCTCCAGCTCGACCGGGTCGGTCTCGATGCCGGCGAACAGCAGCTTGGCGCGCGAGGGGTCCGGGAACGCCCCGCCGCCGGCGAGCCGCGCCTGGACCGGCCGGCGGCGCGAGGCCGCCACCGCGAGCCGCTCGACCAGCGTGTCGAGGGCCCGGTCGGGCACGTCCTCCATGAACGCCAGGGTGACGTGCCACTGCGCCACCGGGGTCCAGCGCCACGGGCGCCCCTCGACACGAGCCTCCTGCCGCGGGGCCAGGAACTCCTCGAGGTGCTCCAGCACCTCGGGCGGCGGCAGCACGGCGACGAACATCCGGGTCACGGCGCGAGTGTGGCACCCACGGGGGGAGGTGACCCTGGCCATAGCCCGTGGTTTCTGCCGCGACCCGGGTACTCACGGACGTGACGAGCGATGATTTGATCGTTCCAACCCGGCATCACTGAGGAGAGCACGTGGAGATCTGGCCCGGCAAGGCCTACCCCCTGGGGGCGACGTTCGACGGCAGCGGCACCAACTTCGCGCTGTTCAGCGAGGTGGCCGAGCGCGTCGAGCTGTGCCTGTTCCAGGTGGCCGCGAACGGCGGTGTCGAGGAGAAGCGCATCGAGCTGACCGAGGTCGACGCCTACGTGTGGCACTGCTACCTGCCCACCGTGCAGCCCGGCCAGCGCTACGGCTACCGCGTGCACGGGCCGTGGGACCCCGAGAACGGCCTGCGCTGCAACCCGAACAAGCTGCTGCTCGACCCCTACGCCAAGGCCACCGCCGGCGAGATCGACTGGGACCAGTCGCTGTTCGGCTACGACTTCGACGACCCCGAGTCGCGCAATGACGACGACTCCGCCGAGCACATGACGCACGGCGTGGTCATCAACCCGTTCTTCGACTGGGAGGGCGACCGCGCGCTCGCGATCCCCTACAACGAGTCGGTCATCTACGAGGCCCACGTCAAGGGCATGACCCAGCTGCACCCCGACGTGCCCGAGGAGCTGCGCGGCACCTACGCCGGCCTCGCGCACCCGGCCGTCACCAGCCACCTCAAGCGGCTCGGCATCACCGCGATCGAGCTGATGCCGGTCCACCAGTTCGTGCAGGACAACACCCTGCTCGAGAAGGGGCTGCGCAACTACTGGGGCTACAACACCCTGGCCTTCCTCGCCCCGCACGCGTCGTACGCCGCGACGGGCGACCTGGGCCAGCAGGTCCAGGAGTTCAAGCAGATGGTGAAGTCGATGCACCAGGCGGGCATCGAGGTCATCCTCGACGTGGTCTACAACCACACCGCCGAGGGCAACCACCTGGGGCCGACGCTCAGCTTCAAGGGCATCGACAACCCGGCGTACTACCGCCTCGTCGACGACGACCAGCAGTACTACATGGACTACACCGGCACCGGGAACACCCTCAACGTGCGGCACCCGCACTCGCTGCAGCTGATCATGGACTCGCTGCGCTACTGGGTGACCGAGATGCACGTCGACGGCTTCCGCTTCGACCTCGCCGCCGCCCTGGCCCGCGAGTTCTACGACGTGGACCGGCTCGCGACCTTCTTCGAGCTCGTCCAGCAGGACCCGATCGTGAGCCAGGTCAAGCTCATCGCCGAGCCCTGGGACGTCGGCCCCGGCGGCTACCAGGTCGGCAACTTCCCGCCCCAGTGGACCGAGTGGAACGGCGCCTACCGCGACACCGTCCGCGACTTCTGGCGCGGCGAGCCCGACCTCGGGGACTTCGCCTCCCGCCTCGCGGGCTCCTCGGACTTCTACGAGAACTCCGGACGACGCCCCTTCGCCAGCATCAACTTCGTCACCGCCCACGACGGCTTCACCCTGGCCGACCTGGTGTCCTACAACGAGAAGCACAACGACGCCAACGGCGAGGACAACAACGACGGCGAGAGCCACAACCGCTCCTGGAACCACGGCGCGGAGGGCCCGACCGACGACCCGGAGGTCCGGGCGCTGCGGGCCCGCGACCAGCGCAACGTGCTCGCGACGCTGCTGCTCAGCCAGGGCGTGCCGATGATCCTCCACGGCGACGAGATGGGCCGCAGCCAGGACGGCAACAACAACACCTACGCCCAGGACTCCGAGATCTCCTGGATGCACTGGGACGCCGCCGACAAGCCGCTCATCGACTTCACCGCGGCGCTGATCCGGCTGCGGCTGCGGCACCCGACGTTCCGCCGCAAGCAGTTCTTCACCGGCGAGGCGGTCAACGACGGCGAGCGCCTCGACGACATCGTCTGGCTGCACCCCGACGGCCGCGTCATGGAGGACGGCGACTGGAGCAACGGGCTGCGCAGCGTCGGGATGTACCTCAACGGCAACGGCATCGCCGGGCGAGACTCCCGCGGCAACCCGGTCGTCGACGACGACTTCCTGCTGTTCTTCAACGTCGGCGAGGCCGTCACGCTCACGCTCCCCTCGCAGGAGTACTCCCCGGCCTGGGACGTCGTGGTCGACACCGGCGGGGTGGCCGACAGCGGCCGGACGTACGCCGCCGGCGGCACCGTCGAGCTGCACGAGCGCTCGGTGCTCGTGCTGCGCGAGCACCACGAGCCCGAGGGCGAGCCCGACCACTCGGTCGCCGCCTCGCTCGCGGTCCAGGGCGGCGGCGCCAGCAACATCGACACCCGCGAGAACGCGCCCCTCGCCGGACCCGGTCAGCAGGCGGGGTCGCTGCTGTGAGACCCGCTGCGAGCGCGCCGGCGAGCACCTACCGGTTCCAGGTCACGGCCGACTTCGACCTCGCGGAGGTCGCCCGCCGGCTGCCCTACCTGCACGACCTCGGCGTCGACTGGGTCTACCTCTCGCCGCTGCTGCAGGCCGAGCCCGGCAGCGACCACGGCTACGACGTCGTCGACCCCACCCGGGTCGACGGGTCGCGCGGCGGCGCGGCCGGCCTGGCCACGGTCGCCGCGGAGGCGCACCGGCTCGGCATGGGCGTGCTGGTCGACGTGGTGCCCAACCACGTCGGCGTCGCCACCGCGTCGGCGAACCCGTGGTGGTGGGACCTGCTGCAGCACGGCCGCGACTCGGCCCACGCGGCGTACTTCGACGTGGACTGGGAGGCCGGCGACGGCCGCCTGCTCGTGCCCGTCGTCGGCGACGACGACGAGGACGCCGTGCAGGTCGTCGGGGGCGAGGTCCGCTACCACGACCACCGGTTCCCGATGGCGCCCGGCACCACGACGCTCGAGGAGCAGCACTACCGCCTCGTGCACTGGCGCCGCGGCGACAGCGAGCTCAACTACCGCCGGTTCTTCACCGTCACCACGCTGGCCGGCGTCCGCGTCGAGGACCCGGACGTCTTCGACGCAGCCCACGTCGAGGTCGCCCGCTGGTTCGACGAGGGGCTGGTCGACGGCCTCCGGGTCGACCACCCCGACGGCCTGCGCGACCCCGGCGCCTACCTCGACGACCTGGCCCGCCTGACCGGCGGCTCCTACGTGCTGGTGGAGAAGATCCTGGAGGGCGGCGAGCAGCTGCCGACCTCGTGGGCGACCGCCGGCACCACGGGCTACGACGTGCTGGCGCTGCTCGACCGGGTGCTGACCGACCCGGCCGGCGAGACGCCGCTGACCGCGCTCGACGCCCGGCTGCGCGGCCTGCCCGGCACCGACGAGGACTGGGCCGAGCTCGTCCACAGCCGCAAGCGCGCCGTCGCGACCGGGGGCCTGCTCGCCGAGACCCGACGGATCGTCCGCGAGCTCCCCGAGCCGCTGCGGACCC harbors:
- a CDS encoding NAD-dependent deacylase gives rise to the protein MRVVVLTGAGISAESGLPTFRDADGLWEGHDPMTVATPEAYDADPDLVQRFYDERRAALARVGPNAAHRALARLEQHLGDDLHLVTQNVDDLHERGGSEQVHHLHGRLGAAWCTACDARHAWSTTLADRPPCPACGAPALRPDVVWFGEVPHGTELVEQAPLDCDLFVAIGTSGLVYPAAAYVHYAIGCGADTLELNLEVPRVSDFSRSRRGRATDTVPAWVEELVGG
- a CDS encoding 1,4-dihydroxy-2-naphthoyl-CoA synthase, translated to MSAIEGVSEIFDPAAWDEVPGFEDLTDLTYHRARAHGTVRVAFDRPDVLNAFRPHTVDELLRVLEHARTTADVGCVLLTGNGPGERHGKWAFCTGGDQRIRGRAGYQYEDGTAGATSDARTPADQARLGRLHILEVQRLIRFMPKVVICVVPGWTAGGGHSLHVVCDLTLASAEEARFKQTDADVGSFDGGFGSAYLARQVGQKVAREIFFLGQEYSAEDGVRMGAVNRAVSHAELEQVALEWGRLVNGKSPTAQRMLKYAFNAVDDGLVGQQLFAGETTRLAYMTDEAQEGRDQFLEKREPDWSPFPWYY
- a CDS encoding nitroreductase family deazaflavin-dependent oxidoreductase encodes the protein MAITGEYVPSKAQWVREQVEQFEASNGQEANTLPGTDYPIVVITNVGAKSGYVRKTPLMRVERDGVYVAIASKGGAPEHPEWYFNFLAHPEVELQDGAERKTYRAELVEGEERDDLWRLSVDTWSTYASYQEKTDRQIPVFKLTPVD
- a CDS encoding amino acid-binding protein, with the translated sequence MSYLLRVALPDVPGSLGRLASAIGTAGGNIDAIEIVERTADGRAVDDVFLAADHGVMPDSIISACTALEGVDVLWISHYGAGSNLTRDLEVVEAMTSEPARAPDTLVDLLPATFVVDWAARVRRKGDGGELVHGSSAAPSRIPPDIRWPADLERGALIEVPEELGEMLVAGCALGRAEMIVMVRRGGPEILPSEIARLSHLAALAQSISR
- a CDS encoding NAD(P)H-binding protein, producing the protein MSIVLVTGATGFIGKRLVPALIEQGHEVRAMTRRPQQYDGPGTPVGGNTDERDSLDEPLAGVEVAYYLVHSLDDADFERKDAQAARNFAAAAAAAGVRQIVYMGGLGDDGDLSAHLRSRREVESLLAETGVPVTVLRAAIVVGHGGISWEITRQLVKNLPAMIVPKWAATRTQPIALDDVVRYLAGVADQDLALGRTFEVGGPDQLTYIDMLRVAAEIETGRRVPIVKVPVLSPGLSSRWLALVTDVDVTTGRNLIDSMGIEVVVREQTIREVVPGEPLGYEEAVRRAVSDRAAAEKDA
- a CDS encoding CPBP family intramembrane glutamic endopeptidase yields the protein MRSVRGLRTTLRTNLWDMTPRDHRQSDREFRRRQVVSVVVVLVGAVVLGYTLGFIEPTDSNRFYAATAILAGVWTVGAFTSGPLHLGRIGVPSDPDTHAPRPIVQPFLLGAALVLVFVAGSFLIRAVPFLDENLTPFIQTVLEYAREGNAWILLVVTVLNGIAEELFFRGAMYAAIRKHQVAITTVAYTVATLATGNVMLGFAAIVLGVIVGLQRRATGGILAPIITHLTWSVSMLYLLPLIFLGTAT
- a CDS encoding cryptochrome/photolyase family protein yields the protein MTSIMWFRRDLRLRDNPALRAAAADGPVLGLFVLDPVLWRTAGHSRRAWLAANLRSLDDSMGGRLCVRIGDPASLVPSLAKEVGAERVHVTNDSTPYALRRDRAVVDALPDGVEGVATGTPYAVPPGTVKNGSGNPYKVFTPFSRAWRDVGWDDPVQAPRGVDWVDHDDDQRVAARFDKALDEAPESMPTAGEDAAWRRARSFLEHDVADYDDARDDPGADRTSRLSAYLKYGVLHPRQLLAETQGRGGSGARTFDTELCWRDFYADVLHHNPRSSWHDLNPVNALTYDDPDDDVEAWKQGRTGFPIVDAGMRQLLHEGWMHNRVRMITASFLTKDLHVWWPVGARHFLDHLLDGDIASNNHGWQWVAGTGTDPSPYFRVFNPVTQGLKFDAAGDYVRRWVPELRHLEGKRAHEPWDAEDGYAHDYPRRIVDHAEERKEALERYGRGRD
- the thpR gene encoding RNA 2',3'-cyclic phosphodiesterase, coding for MFVAVLPPPEVLEHLEEFLAPRQEARVEGRPWRWTPVAQWHVTLAFMEDVPDRALDTLVERLAVAASRRRPVQARLAGGGAFPDPSRAKLLFAGIETDPVELERMATGARHAAAGAGVEVDGQRFRPHLTVARIARAVEATRWLRVLDTYAGPTWTVEEVVLVASHLGEGPGGRARHEVVGTCPLGAREGQSRPRP
- the glgX gene encoding glycogen debranching protein GlgX, translated to MEIWPGKAYPLGATFDGSGTNFALFSEVAERVELCLFQVAANGGVEEKRIELTEVDAYVWHCYLPTVQPGQRYGYRVHGPWDPENGLRCNPNKLLLDPYAKATAGEIDWDQSLFGYDFDDPESRNDDDSAEHMTHGVVINPFFDWEGDRALAIPYNESVIYEAHVKGMTQLHPDVPEELRGTYAGLAHPAVTSHLKRLGITAIELMPVHQFVQDNTLLEKGLRNYWGYNTLAFLAPHASYAATGDLGQQVQEFKQMVKSMHQAGIEVILDVVYNHTAEGNHLGPTLSFKGIDNPAYYRLVDDDQQYYMDYTGTGNTLNVRHPHSLQLIMDSLRYWVTEMHVDGFRFDLAAALAREFYDVDRLATFFELVQQDPIVSQVKLIAEPWDVGPGGYQVGNFPPQWTEWNGAYRDTVRDFWRGEPDLGDFASRLAGSSDFYENSGRRPFASINFVTAHDGFTLADLVSYNEKHNDANGEDNNDGESHNRSWNHGAEGPTDDPEVRALRARDQRNVLATLLLSQGVPMILHGDEMGRSQDGNNNTYAQDSEISWMHWDAADKPLIDFTAALIRLRLRHPTFRRKQFFTGEAVNDGERLDDIVWLHPDGRVMEDGDWSNGLRSVGMYLNGNGIAGRDSRGNPVVDDDFLLFFNVGEAVTLTLPSQEYSPAWDVVVDTGGVADSGRTYAAGGTVELHERSVLVLREHHEPEGEPDHSVAASLAVQGGGASNIDTRENAPLAGPGQQAGSLL